Genomic segment of Rhodococcus rhodochrous:
TCAGCGCAACCGCAACCGGAACACGCGCTGCAGGAAGGTGTTCGCGTGCGAGGCCGATGCACAGCGGAAGGATCGCGCCGGCCACACCCTGGATCGCGCGGCCGATGATGATGCTGGTGAGGCTGTCACCGACGGCGCTGACGATCGACCCCAGCGCTGCGACGGCGAGAAGGATCACGAGGATCCGTTCGCGGCCGTACATGTCGCCGAGACGGCCGCAGACGGCGGCAGAGGCGGCTGCGACGAGCAGGAAGGACGTCACCGCCCACCCGACCGTCGAAGCGTTGCTGTCGAATTCGGTGATGAGGGTCGGGATCGCGGCGAACATCATCGATGATTCGAACGCACTGATGATCTCGACCACGATCAGGACCGATACGATCACCCACACCGGTTTCTGCCGGTCGAACCGGCCCCGCTTCCTGGCGGTCGACGATTCCGAATGGGAGAGTTCGTTGGCATAGGATGTCACAGCACATTCCAGACTCTCGGCGACCCGATCACGGGCCGCGGTTCCTGATCCACGGATGGGAGTGGCTCGGATCACTTTGTAGATCAGGTGAGATACGTCTCGTTGTGCAATCCCGGTGAGCGAGATCGGGTTTCGGACCCTCAGGTCAGGGCGGCCTCGTGCACCGCACGATCGAACTCCGGAAGGTCCGCGCCGGCACGCAGAGTGCTCGCGAGCGAGGGGTCGGCCAGGTGCAACCGGCCGATGGCGATGAGGTCGAACTCGTCGGCGCCCAGTCGTCGTTCGAGTTCGGGAACGTTGTTCCGCACGGGTGCGCTGCCCAGCAACCGGCTCTCCCGCAGCGTCGTTCCGATACCCACGCTGCCCACCGCCATCGACAGTGCGCCGGTGACCTTCTTCGCCCAGCCCGCGAGAGTGAGATCGCTGCCTTCGAATGCCGGCATGTCGAAGCGGCGGATGCTCGCGTCGAACACGTCGACACCCGCTTCCGCCAGCGGCGTGAGGACGGCCTTCAGTTCGTCCGGGGTGCGGGCGATCCGCGCATCGTAGTTCTGCTGCTTGTGCTGGGAGAACCGGTAGAAGATCGGCAGGTCGTCGCCGATGCGCGCGCGGATGGCCGCGACCACCGCTGCGGGGAATCGGGTGCGACGCTCGAGGTCGCCGCCCCATTCGTCGTCGCGGAGATTCGTTCCCTCCCAGAGGAACGAGTCGAGCAGGTAGCCGTGCCCGCCGTGCAGTGCGATGCCGTCGAAACCGACCCGGGCCGCGGATGCGGCCGCATCGGCGTAGGCCGCGATCACCTGTTCGATGTCCTCGGTCGTCATCGCCCGGGTGGGCTCGGACGCCCGTGCGACGTACTCCTCGCCGTAGGACGTCACGCCGGGCTCGCCCCAGACACCCGAGGGACGCATGGGCGTGAGCGACGGGTCGACGTCGGCGGTCATCGCGCCCCAGAGCGGACCGACGTGCCACAGCTGAGGAACGATGCGTCCACCCTCGGCGTGGATCGCGTCGACGACGCGGCTCCACCCTTCGAGCGCCTCCTCGCCGTACATGTGGGGCACGCGCGGGTTGTCGACCGCCGTAGGGTGGTCGATGGCGACACCCTCGGTGACGATCAGACCCGTGCCCCCCGCGGCGCGGCGCCGGTAGTACTCCACGACGTCCGGGCCGGGCACGCCGCCCGGCGAGTGCGAGCGGGTCATCGGCGACATCACGATGCGGTTGCGGAGTTCGAGGGAACGGACCGTCAGGGGGCGGAAGAGGGGGGACTCGGTATCCGGCATCGTGGTCTCGACTCTTTCGGCTCGTTCGGGTGACGGGGGCGGGCGGATTCGATCCGCATCCGATGTTGTACCCACGGCCGGACGGAGGGACCGGGCGTCTCCTGCTGAGTGAGATCTTCCGGCCGACACGGGTCCACCCGGCGGGAATTGTGCAACAGGTCACTCTCCGAGTACTCTCGCCGGTACCCACAAGAATGAATTTCAGTTTTGCCGCGGTCGTGGGTGATCGGTAATCCGGAGAAAGGGTGACGATGTCCGAGTCGCATCATGAGCAGGCGCCCCGAGCGCCGAAGCGCGAACTGCCCGCGTCGATGGTCGAGCGGATGACCCTGATCCTCGACGCCTTCGACGACCTCTCCTCGCGACTCACCCTCGAGGAGGTCGCGTGCCGGACCCAGCTCCCGCGCTCGACCGTCCACCGCATCCTCGACCAGATGGTGCGACTCGACTGGATCGACCACGCGTCCTTCGGCTACTGCCTCGGACGTCGCGCGAAGGCCATGGGGGACGGCGACAACGGGCACATCCGCATCCGTGAGGCCGCGGCGCCGCACCTCCACGAACTGCACATGACCACCGGCATGGTCGCCCACCTGTCCGTCCTCGACGGAGGCGACTGCGTCTACCTCGACAAGATCGGCGGTCAGCTCGCCGCGGCGCTGCCGTCCCGGGTCGGCGGACGCTCACCCGCCTACGCCACCGCCGGCGGCAAGGCGCTGCTCGCCGGCCTCGAACCGGAGCAGGTCGACGTCCTCTACGGCGGACCGAACCTGCCGCCCCGCACCGAGCGGACCATCACCGACCTGTCGACCCTGCACCTCGAACTCAACCGCATCCGCCGTCGACACGGACTGGCCTTCGAAACCGGCGAGGCCACCGCCGGCATGTCGTGCGTCGGCGCCGCGATCCGCAGCCCTGCATCGCCGGTCGCCGCGATCTCCCTGTGCGGTCCCACCCGCCCCGGCCACCTCGAACGCATAGCACCGCTGGTCGCCGATGCGGTCCGCACGATCTCGCGCGCGCTCTATCCCGAACTCGACACCCCCCGACGCAATCGCGCCGCACGCACGTCCGCAGCGTCGTGGTCGCCGCAGGTCATGGAGCAGATGCTCGCCACACAGTCCCACGGCTGGATCTGACGGACGGATCCGCAGGCAGGTCCGACGGCACCACGTCCGGGCCGTCGGCGGAGGAACCTTCCCGGTGATCGGGAGTGTCCGGGTCGCGTGAGGTGAATCACTGGAAACCTCGACCTCATGACGACGGAATGGACTTTCGAGAACACGGCGAGAGAACTCGCGACCGACCGCGGCACCCTCCGCTACCACGAAGCCGGTGAGGGTGAACCCCTCCTGCTGCTCCACGGCTCCGGGCCGGGCGTCACCGGCTGGCGGAACTACCGCGGTGTGCTCGCCGATCTTGCCGAGCACTACCGGTGCCTCGTCCTGGAGTTCCCCGGCTTCGGTGTGAGCGACCCGTGCGAAGGGCACCCGATGGCGATGGCATCGGTCGCGGTGACCGACTTCCTCGACGGACTCGGCCTCGACCGCGTGTCGATCATCGGGAACTCGATGGGCGGCATCGTCGGGACGCAGTTCGCGATCGCACAGCCCGACCGGGTGAAGAAGCTCGTCACCATCGGAGGCGCCGGCCGGTCGGTCTTCGCGCCGTCGCCGGGCGAGGGCATCCGGCTGCTCATGGAGTTCACGGACGATCCCACGCGCGACAAGCTCGTCCGCTGGCTGCGGTCGATGGTCTACGACCCCGCGATCGTCACCGAGGAACTCATCGAGGAGCGGTGGGCGCTGGCCACCGAACCGAAGACCCTCGAGATCGCCAGACGCATGTACAGCACCGCCGCCTTCGCCGCGGGTGCGAAGGCCGCTGCCGCCTCCGACGCCACCCCGTACTGGGCGCAGCTCCACAAGATCACCGCGCCGGTGCTGCTGACCTGGGGTCGCGACGACCGCGTCAGCCCCGTCGACATGGGGATGCTTCCCATGCGCGAACTGCGCCACGGCGAACTCCACGTGTTCCCGAACTGCGGCCACTGGGCGATGATCGAAGCACGCGAGGCGTGGCTGTCGGCGGTGCTCGCGTTCCTTCGCCGCGACGACGCGTAGCCAACCGTCCGCGCGGACTCGTAATCTGCTCCCGCTCAGCCACACCGACCGCTCCCGCTCAGCCACACCGACCGCTCCCGCTCAGTGGAAAAACGACGATGCAAGTGCGGTTCACCTGAGACCGTAGGCGTCAACGGAACCGACGCTCACCACGTCGTATCGGGGCGTCACCCTCACAGAGCTGGAGAGATCATGGGACAGGTGCTCGACTCCGTTTCGGAGTTCGCAGACGAGATCCGCGCGGACGGTGCCGAAGGCGACACCCTGATGCGGCTGACCGACCGCAGCGCGAAGAGGCTCCGCGACGCCGGCGTCATCCGCCTCCTGCAACCGAAGGAATTCGGGGGCCTCGAGGCGCACCCGCGCGAGTTCGCGGAGACCGCCATGGCCATCGGCGCCATGGACGGTGCGACCGGCTGGGTCAGCGGCATCGTCGGTGTCCACCCGTGGGAGATGGCCTTCTTCGACCCGAAGGCCCAGGAGGAGGTGTGGGGCGAGAACCCCGACACCTGGATCGCATCCCCGTACGCACCGATGGGTGTCGCGACCCCCGTCGACGGCGGATACATCCTCAACGGCCGCTGGTCGTTCTCGTCGGGCACCGACCACTGCGACTGGGTGATGATCGGCGCGGCCGTGGGCGACAAGGACGGCAACCGCCTGAGCCCGCCGCAGAGCCTGCACGTGCTGCTGCCGCGATCGGACTACCGGATCGACCACGACAGCTGGAACGTCGTCGGCCTGCGCGGCACCGGTTCGAAGGATCTCGTCGTCGAGAACGCCTTCCTCCCCGAGTACCGGACGCTGCGCGCCGAGCGCGTCATGGGCGGGGTGGCGTGGCAGGACGCCGGACGCGACGAGACGCTCTACAAGTTCCCCTTCTCGTGCATCTTCCCGCTCGGCATCACCTCGTCGCTCATCGGCATCGCCGAGGGTGCGCTGAACTGCTACATCGAGTCCCAGCGCGAGCGGGTCACGGTGTCCGGCACCGCGATCAAGCAGGATCCGTACGTGCTGTCGAACCTCGGCGACGCAGCGGCGGAGATCGCTGCCTCGCGCGCCGCCCTGCTCGAAACCGTCGACCGCTTCTGGGATCTGACCGAGCGGGGCATCGAGGTCACCTTCGAGCAGCGCGCGATCGGACGCCGGACCCAGGTCGCCGCGGCATGGCGGGCCGTGCGCGCCGTCGACGAGATCTTCTCGCGGGCCGGCGGCGGCGCGTTGCAGCTGAGCAATCCGCTGCAGCGCTTCTGGCGCGACGCGCACGCCGGTCTGAGCCACGCCATCCACGTCCCCGGTTCGATCTTCCACGCCGCGACGCTCACCCAGCTCGGCGAAGAGCCGCAGGGCATGATGCGGTCGATGATCTGACTTCACATCCATTACGGCGAAGGAACATTCGGATATGACGGACATTCGGTTATGACGGACATTCGCGGACTGGGTTATCTCAGGATCCAGACCACAGACATCGCACGGTGGCGCGAACTCGTCGTCGACGGACTCGGCATGGCGATCGGTACCGGGCCGGAACCCGACGGCCTGTACCTGCGTGTCGACGAACGGCGGGCACGCCTGATCGTGTTGCCCGGTGAGGTCGACAATGCGCTCGCCGTGGGCTGGGAGGTGCGCGACGAGTTCGCGCTGCGTCGAGTGCGCGAAGCGGTCGAGAAGGCCGGCATCGCCGTCGAGGTCCTCTCCGAGGAGGAGTCGACCTATCGCGACGCCGAGCAGGTCATCGCATTCGACGATCCGGGCGGCACCCGCACCGAGGTCTTCTTCGGTCCGGTGCTCGACCACAGCCCGGTCGTGACGCCGTTCGCCGGTGTCTTCCACACCGGTGAGGAAGGGCTCGGCCACGTCGTCCTGCCCACCGCAGCGTTCGGGGAGTCGTACGAGTTCTACACCGAGGCACTCGGTTTCCTGCCGCGCGGAGCGACGCGGCTCGGTGGCCTGTCGGCACCGCCGCCCGTGCGGCGCGTGCGCTTCCTGGGCGTCAACCGCCGCCACCACAGCCTCGCGTTGTGCCCGGCGCCGCCCACCGCCGAACCGGGTCTCGTGCACCTGATGCTCGAAGTCGAGACGCTCGACGCGGTCGGTCAGGCCCTGGACCGGGTGAACAAGCTCGGCTTCTCGATCTCGTCGACCCTGGGCCGGCACACCAACGACAAGATGGTCTCCTTCTACGTCCGTGCTCCCGGCGGATGGGACATCGAGTTCGGTACCGAGGGCATGCTCGTCGACGAGACCTTCTACACCGCGGAGGAGATCACGGCCGACAGCTACTGGGGCCACGACTGGTCGGGTTCCGAGCCCCTCGCGGCGTTCTCGCCGCCGGCAGGCTGACCCCGTCCGTCCGATGACCGCCGACGACGTCCTGGATGCGGTCCGAGACCTGATCCCCGGAATCGCCGCTCGCGCAGCGGAGACCGACAGACTCGGCCGCGTCCCCGACGGGACGGTCCGTGAACTCGTCGCCGCCGGTGTGTTCCGCATGCTGCAGCCACGCCGGTACGGCGGGTTCGAGACCGAACCTGCACGCTTCTTCGAGGTCGTGCGGACGATCTCGGCGGCCTGCGGTTCGACGGGGTGGATCGCGTCCGTCGTCGGCGTCCACCCCTGGCACCTGGCCCTGTTCCACGATCGGGCGCAGCGCGAGGTCTGGGGTGAGGACGATTCGACGCTCGTCTCGTCGGCGTACGCCCCGGTGGGCCGTCTGATCCCCGTCGACGACGGATACCGGTTGTCGGGGACGTGGATGTTCTCGTCCGGTTGCCGGTTCGCGTCCTGGGCGTTGCTCGGCGCCGTGGTGGTCGGATCGGAGGGCAGGCCGGTCGATTTCGTCACGGTGCTCGTGCCCCGCAGCGACTACACGATCCGTGACGTCTGGAACGTCGTGGGGATGCGCGGGACGAGCAGCGACGAGATCGTCGTCGACGACGTCTTCGTGCCCGACCACCGGGTGAAGAGCAACTACGAGACGTCGCAACTACGCGGACCGGGCCGGAAGGTGAACACCGGTCCGCTCTACCGCCTTCCGTTCGCCGCGTTGTTCACCACGAGCGTCGCCGTCCCCGTCGTCGGAGTCGTCGCGGGCTGTTACGACGAGTATCTGTCCTCGATGCGCGAGCGGGTGCGGCTGAGCCTCGGTGGGGGACGGTTCGTCGACGATCCCTTCGCGCAGGTCGCCGTGGGGCGCGTCGCGTCGGACATCGACGCCGCGACACTGCAACTCGACCGCAACATCCGTGAACTGTGGGAGCTGGCGAAGGCGGGCAGGCAGATCCCGATGCAGCTGCGACTGCGCACCCGGCGGGATCAGGTGCGCGCCACCGAGCGTGCGGTCGAGGCGATCGACCTGCTGTTCAGGACCGCAGGCGGGACGTCGTTGTTCCTCGGTGGTGTCGTCGAACGGGCGTGGCGCGACGCGCATGCCGGCAGCGTCCACGTCGCGAACGAACCGGAACGGGCCTATGCGCTGTACGGGCGGGACGCGTTCGGTCTCCCGGTCGAGGACAATCTGATCTGACCCCGTACCGGACTCCGGCCGTCCTTCGCACGCGCGAACCGGTGTCGGCAGGGCATGTTCCGGTCATCGGGACGAATCGTATCGCCGTGCCGCGGTGGCGCATAGCGTCCGCGGGAACGCACCGTCACCGTTCCCGTTCGGAAGGAATGCCTCCATGAGCGCCTCACCGGTCCGCCCGATCTCCGTCCACGACATCGAGACGTGGGATCTCGAATCCAACGTCGTCATAGCAGGTTTCGGCATCGCCGGTGTCTCCGCCGCCATCGGTGCCGCCGAGAGCGGCGCGGACGTGCTGGTGCTCGAACGTACCGGGGGCGGTGGGGGAGCGGCGGCGTTGTCGGGCGGCATCGTCTACCTCGGCGGTGGCACGCGACTGCAGAAGGCCTGCGGATTCGACGACACCCCCGAGAACATGAAGACCTTCCTCGCCGCGGCTCTCGGTCCGGGCGTCGACGAGGCCAAGCTCGACGTCTACTGCGAGGGCAGCGTCGACCACTTCGATTGGCTCGAATCGTGCGGGGTGCCCTACAAGGAAGGGTTCTGGTCGCAGCCCGGCTGGGAGTGCCCGGAGGACGACTCGCTGATGTACAGCGGCGGCGAGAACGCTGCCCCCTTCTCCTCGCTCGTCGACCCCGCGCCGCGCGGTCACCTCGCCCGGGTGCCGATGCCGCGCACCGGCGATCAGGGCGCCGGCCACGTGCTCATGACCACCCTCATCGCCAAGGCCGCCGACCTCGGCGTGCGCGTCGAATCCGACGTCCGCGTCCAGCGTCTCGTCGTCGACGACACCGGAAGGGTCGTCGGGATCGTCGCCCAGCGTTTCGGCGACACCCTCGCGGTGAGGGCGCGTCGCGGCGTGGTCCTGGCCACCGGATCGTTCGCCTACAACGACGAGATGATGCAGGCCTACGCGCCTCGGCTGTACCAGCGTCCCGCCGCCACGGTCGAGGAGCACGACGGTCGCGGCATCCTCATGGCACAGGCGCTGGGTGCGCGTCTGGCACACATGGACGCGTGCGAGGTCGCCTTCTTCTGCGACCCCCAGCTGATCGCACGCGGCATCCTCGTCAACGGTCGCGGTCAGCGTTACGTCGCCGAGGACACCTATCCGGGCCGCGTCGGTCAGCTCACCATGTACCAGAACGACAACCAGGCGTTCCTCGTCCTCGACGAGCAGGCCTACGAGAAGGGGATGGCGGCGCCGAGTTCGAGTCCGCAGTTGCGTCACCGGCCCACCTGGGTGTGTGAGACGGTCGCCGAACTCGAATCCGAGATGGGACTGCCCGAGGGCGCCCTGACCGCGACGGTGGAGCTGTACAACAAACATGCCGAGCAGGGGACGGATCCGGTCCTCGGGAAGAAGCCCGAGTGGGTGCGGCCGATCGGGTCCCCGATCGCGGCGATCGACCTGCGGAGCATGACCGGCGGTTTCACCCTGGGCGGACTGCAGACCTCGATCGATTCGGAGGTCCTGCATGTCGACGGGGAGCCGATCCCCGGTCTGTACGCCGCGGGTCGCTGCACGTCGGGCCTGTCGGCGTGGGGGTATTGCAGCGGCATCTCCCTCGGTGACGGGAGCTTCTTCGGGCGGCGGGCCGGCATCCGCGCCGCTGCCTCGTAGACGACGGGGTGTGTGTGCGGTGCCCGTCCACCGCACACACACCTTCCCCGTCAGCGGCCGAGATCGAACCCGCCGCGGTAGAACACCATCGGACCGTCGTCGGCGAGGCACTCGAGTTCCGCGACCCGGCCGATGACGACATCGTGATCACCCGCGACGTGCACGTCCTCCACCGAGGCGTGCACCCGCAGCAGGACATCCGGCAGCGACGGAGTGCCCCAGCGGGACAGTTCCCAGTCGAGACCGTCGAACTTCGAACCGCGGCTCGATCCGAAACGCGCGCACAGATCGCTCTGGCCGGCACCGAGCACGTTGACGGTGCACCGGCCGGCGCGGCGGATCCGCGGCCACGCGCGACCGCGGTGATCCGCGCAGAACAACACGAGGGGCGGCTCGAGCGAGACCGACGCGAACGACTGGCACGCGAAGCCTGTGGGTCCGTCCTCGTCGAGACCGGTCACGACGGTGACGCCGCTCGCGAACCGTCCCATGGCGCGTCGCATCTCGTCGGCGCCGGGCAGCTCGATGTCGTAACCGATGTCGCGGGTCGGTATCCGGGTCTGCATGTGGCTCACTCCGATTCGATCGTGGAGGTCGAGTCCGACCGTCCTTCTCCGACTCCGACGTTATGACCGGCGAAGGTCGGGACGGGCCGGCTTCTCGCTCAGTGGACGCTCGGATCCGATGCCGTCCCCGCACGACGTCCGGTGCCCGTGCTCCCACCGTTCGGGACCGTGGGTGAGCTGCGATGCGACAATCTGCCGGGCGGTTCGGTGCAGAATCGACGGGTCGTCATCGCGGAAAGGGGAACCGGTGCCCAGAATCGGTAAGGCACGGGACGGAGCCGAGCCGACCTCGGTCGAACAACGGCGACGACACGTGCGGATCCTCGAGGCCGCAGCGCAGCTGGGGTCCGAGCACGAACTGGCCCGTGTGCAGATGACCGAGGTGGCGAAGAACGCCGGGGTCGCGATCGGCACCCTGTACCGATACTTTCCGTCGAAGACGCACCTGTTCGTGGCGTTGCTGCTCCACCGGCTCGAACTCGGCGCCGACCGGCTGCCCGAGAGGAAGCCGGGAACGAGCGCGCGCGAGGCGATCACCGAGACACTCGTCGAGATGACCCGCCGGTTCGTCGACCGTCCGCGCCTGGCCTCCGCGATGTTGCTGTCCAACAGCACCGCCCCGGCATCGGTGGTGCCGGACTCCGTCGAGGTGAGGCGGACGTTCCACCGGATCCTGTTCGAGAAGGCAGGCCTCGACGAGCCGACCGAGGAGGATCGCAACGCCGTGCGGCTGTTGTCGATGTTGTGGTCCGGACTGTTGGTGACCTATCTCAACGGCGGCGCGACCCTCGAAGAGACCGAGGCCGATGTGCGGAGCAGCTGCGACCTGCTGCTCGCGCACCTGTCCGAGTAGGGACCCGAAACGACGCGAGTCCCCCTGCGCGGTCTGCGGAGAAGGACTCACGTCGTCGGTGCGAGAAGGCTATCCGGCCGCACCGATCGGGGGTGCGGTGTCCAGGACGTCCCCGAGGGTGGCCGCCGTCGCGTCGGCGCCGCCGAAGGTGAACGCCAGCTGCCGTCCCCACAGGAAGTAGCGGTGGATGGGGTAGTCGATGTCGGCGCCGATACCGCCGTGCAGGTGCTGGCCGGTCAGACCGACCCGCACACTCCCGCGCGACGCCCACCACTTCGCGACCAGCGCGGCGGACTCGGCTTCGTCCTCGCGTCCGACGTCGAGCAGCCATGCGGCCCTGCGCATCGTGAGGCGGATCGCCTCGGTGTCGAGGTAGGCGTCGGCTGCGCGCAACGCGACCGCCTGGTTGGTCGACAGCGGCCGGCCGAACTGCACGCGCTCGGAGGTGTACTTCGCCGTCGCCCGCAGCGTCTCTTCGCACACGCCGAGCGCCACGGCGGCCAGGGCGACGCGGATACGACGCCGGGTCCAGGCCGCGATCTGCTCCCCGTCGCCGGGCAGGACGTCCTCGGCTCCGATGTGCGCGTCGGTGAACCGCACGGCCGCTTCGGCGCCGCGACCGGTCACCTCCACCGGGGTGGCCTCGACGCCGGTCGCATCCACGGGGGCGATGACGACGGCGACCGAGTCGTCGTCGCACCGGACGGGGACGACCACTCCCGCGATGGCGGGCGCCCACGGCACGGACGGAATCTCCCCGCTGATGACGAGGTCGTCGCCCTTGCGGATGGCGGTGACGGTGGGGCTCGCCCCGGGGGTGTCGTCGAACGCGCCGGTCAGGACGACGGAACCGTCGAGGAGCCCCGGCAGGAACCGGGCGGTCTGGGTGCTCGAACCGAAGTGGGCGAGCGGGAGAGCGGCGCCGGCGACGGCCGACCACACGGGGACGGGGGCGACGCGACGGCCTTGCTGCTGCAGGATCGTCGTCAGCCCCAGCATCCCCATGCCGGCGCCACCGGCGGATTCGGGCAGGGCGAGTCCGAGCAGCCCGGAGTCGGCGAGGGCCTTCCACAGGGTGGCGTCGAAACCGCCCTCGGTGCGCTCCACCTCCACGACCCGTTCGACTGCGGCGAGAGAGCCGAAGACCTGCGAGGCGAGGTCTTCGACCGCGATCAGATCGTCGTCGAGTTCGAATTCCATGTCAGCTCCTCGTCTCGGCGGGTGTCTTCGTTGCGGCAGCGTCGGGGCTCGTAGGGGCGTCTGCGACACCGGGGCGCCTACGGGCGCCGAGTGTCATCCCGAGGGTCCGGGCGGCGACGATCTCGCGCATCACCTCGTTGCTGCCACCGCCGAAGGTGTTGTTCTGGGCGCGCCGGGCGAGAGCCTCGACCCGGCCCTCGATCACCGCGCCGTGGCTGCCGGGACGCAGCAGGCCGCGAGCACCGAGCACCTCCTGCAACATGCCGTAGGCCGCGACCACGCCCTCGGTGCCGAAGACCTTCGCGGCGGCCGAATCGCCGCCGTCGAGCGTGTTCGCCGCGATGTCCGACACCAGGCGCAGGTTGACGAGGTCGGTCGCCGACAGCAGCGCGTAGACCTCGGCGAGCGTCGCGCGCACCCACGGGACGTCGAACAGCACACCGGGACCGAACGGCTCGTTCTTCGCCCACGCGAGGACCTCGTCGTACATCTGGTTGGCGATGCCGCCGCGCGCGGCGAGCGCGACGCGCTCGTGGTTGAGCTGGCTGGTGATCAGGGTCCAGCCCTGGTTGAGCTCGCCGACCACGTTGCTCAGGGGAACGCGGATGTCCTCGTAGTAGGTCACGGCGGTGCTGATGCCGCCGACGGTCCGGATCTCGGTGGCGGAGAAGCCCGGTGAGGAGGTCGGCACGAGTACGACCGAGATCCCCTTGTGGCGCGGTGCATCCGGATCGGTGCGGACGGCGAGCCAGACCCAGTCGGCGAAGATCGCGGCGCTCGTGAACAGCTTGTTGCCGTCGATGACGAGTTCGTCGCCCTCGACACGCGCCCTGGTCTGCAGCGCGGCGAGGTCGGTGCCGGCGCCGGGCTCGGTGTATCCGATCGCGAACTTCAGTTCACCGGTGAGGATCTTGGGCAGGAAGAAGTCCTTCTGTTCCTGCGTGCCGTACTTCATCAGTGCCGGGGCGACGGTGTTGAGTGTGACCAGCGAGACCGGCGCGCCGGCGCGGATCGTCTCGTCGTAGAAGACGTAGAGCGCCTCGGGATCCTCCCCGCGTCCGCCGTACTCCTCGGGCCACCCCAGGCCGAGCCAGCCGTCGGCGCCCATCTGCCGGTAGATCTTGTCGAAGACCGGTCCACCCTCGGTCTGATCGACCAGGGCGCGTCGATCGTCGTCGTCGATGATGCGGGCGAAGTACTCCCGCAGTTCGGTGCGCAGCCGCCGTGACGTGTCGGACAGCTCGGGATGCATGTGGTCTCCTGAGAGGTGGTCGGGGCCCGGGTTGCGGGCCTAACGGTCGGCCGAGAGGACGATCGCGCTGTGCGGCACCGGCGATCCGCCCGTGACGAGCACGTTGTCGAGTGTCTTCGCCGGCTGGTTCACGGAGGTGCCGCGGATGAGCCGGACGCCTTCGGCGATGCCGTTGACGCCGTGGATGTAGCCTTCGCCGAGCTGCCCGCCGTGGGTGTTGACCGGCAGGCGGCCGTCGACCTCGAGGTTGCCGTCGGCGACGAAGTCCTTGGCCTCACCACGACCGCAGAAGCCGTACTCCTCGAGCTGGAGCAGCACCATGGGGGTGAACGCGTCGTACAGGATCGCGGCGTCGATGCCCTCGGGGCCGAAACCGGCCTGACCCCACATCTGCCGGGCGACCAGTTCAACCTCGGGCATCACGTCGATGTCGTCGCGGTAGTAGCTGCTCATCGAGATCTGCTGCGGTCCGACGCCCTGGGCGGCGGCGGTGATGACGGCCGGGGGATGCGGAAGGTCGCGTGCCCGTTCGGTACTCACGATGACCAGTGCCTGGCCGCCGTCGCTCTCCTGGCAGCAGTCGAGCAGGCGGAGGGGGTCGGCGAGCATCCGGGAGTTC
This window contains:
- a CDS encoding FAD-dependent oxidoreductase, whose product is MSASPVRPISVHDIETWDLESNVVIAGFGIAGVSAAIGAAESGADVLVLERTGGGGGAAALSGGIVYLGGGTRLQKACGFDDTPENMKTFLAAALGPGVDEAKLDVYCEGSVDHFDWLESCGVPYKEGFWSQPGWECPEDDSLMYSGGENAAPFSSLVDPAPRGHLARVPMPRTGDQGAGHVLMTTLIAKAADLGVRVESDVRVQRLVVDDTGRVVGIVAQRFGDTLAVRARRGVVLATGSFAYNDEMMQAYAPRLYQRPAATVEEHDGRGILMAQALGARLAHMDACEVAFFCDPQLIARGILVNGRGQRYVAEDTYPGRVGQLTMYQNDNQAFLVLDEQAYEKGMAAPSSSPQLRHRPTWVCETVAELESEMGLPEGALTATVELYNKHAEQGTDPVLGKKPEWVRPIGSPIAAIDLRSMTGGFTLGGLQTSIDSEVLHVDGEPIPGLYAAGRCTSGLSAWGYCSGISLGDGSFFGRRAGIRAAAS
- a CDS encoding flavin reductase family protein → MQTRIPTRDIGYDIELPGADEMRRAMGRFASGVTVVTGLDEDGPTGFACQSFASVSLEPPLVLFCADHRGRAWPRIRRAGRCTVNVLGAGQSDLCARFGSSRGSKFDGLDWELSRWGTPSLPDVLLRVHASVEDVHVAGDHDVVIGRVAELECLADDGPMVFYRGGFDLGR
- a CDS encoding TetR family transcriptional regulator, encoding MPRIGKARDGAEPTSVEQRRRHVRILEAAAQLGSEHELARVQMTEVAKNAGVAIGTLYRYFPSKTHLFVALLLHRLELGADRLPERKPGTSAREAITETLVEMTRRFVDRPRLASAMLLSNSTAPASVVPDSVEVRRTFHRILFEKAGLDEPTEEDRNAVRLLSMLWSGLLVTYLNGGATLEETEADVRSSCDLLLAHLSE
- a CDS encoding acyl-CoA dehydrogenase family protein, translated to MEFELDDDLIAVEDLASQVFGSLAAVERVVEVERTEGGFDATLWKALADSGLLGLALPESAGGAGMGMLGLTTILQQQGRRVAPVPVWSAVAGAALPLAHFGSSTQTARFLPGLLDGSVVLTGAFDDTPGASPTVTAIRKGDDLVISGEIPSVPWAPAIAGVVVPVRCDDDSVAVVIAPVDATGVEATPVEVTGRGAEAAVRFTDAHIGAEDVLPGDGEQIAAWTRRRIRVALAAVALGVCEETLRATAKYTSERVQFGRPLSTNQAVALRAADAYLDTEAIRLTMRRAAWLLDVGREDEAESAALVAKWWASRGSVRVGLTGQHLHGGIGADIDYPIHRYFLWGRQLAFTFGGADATAATLGDVLDTAPPIGAAG
- a CDS encoding acyl-CoA dehydrogenase family protein — protein: MHPELSDTSRRLRTELREYFARIIDDDDRRALVDQTEGGPVFDKIYRQMGADGWLGLGWPEEYGGRGEDPEALYVFYDETIRAGAPVSLVTLNTVAPALMKYGTQEQKDFFLPKILTGELKFAIGYTEPGAGTDLAALQTRARVEGDELVIDGNKLFTSAAIFADWVWLAVRTDPDAPRHKGISVVLVPTSSPGFSATEIRTVGGISTAVTYYEDIRVPLSNVVGELNQGWTLITSQLNHERVALAARGGIANQMYDEVLAWAKNEPFGPGVLFDVPWVRATLAEVYALLSATDLVNLRLVSDIAANTLDGGDSAAAKVFGTEGVVAAYGMLQEVLGARGLLRPGSHGAVIEGRVEALARRAQNNTFGGGSNEVMREIVAARTLGMTLGARRRPGVADAPTSPDAAATKTPAETRS